One stretch of Fictibacillus sp. b24 DNA includes these proteins:
- a CDS encoding response regulator transcription factor, whose amino-acid sequence MKTILLVEDEETISRVLTVYLKHEGYEVLQAFDGQQAVTYFVEQSPNLVLLDVMLPDRDGWSILQKIRQNSSCPVIMLTALGDIDYRLKGLNQGADDYITKPFIGEEVIARVNAVLRRAANVLETDNTKQYGSLGLNFDSHVVKIYGEPVVLTPKDLSLLFFLAARPNRTFTRDNLIEQVWGLDYDGSERAVDLAIKRIRQALVNWPDSQGEIRTLRGLGYQFCVYGK is encoded by the coding sequence ATGAAAACGATTTTATTAGTAGAAGATGAAGAAACCATCTCAAGAGTTCTGACCGTTTATTTAAAACACGAAGGCTATGAGGTGCTTCAGGCATTTGATGGACAACAAGCAGTAACCTATTTTGTTGAACAATCTCCTAATCTCGTTTTATTGGATGTCATGCTCCCTGATCGCGATGGCTGGAGTATTTTACAGAAAATCAGGCAGAACAGCTCATGCCCTGTTATTATGCTGACTGCTCTTGGAGACATTGATTACCGTTTAAAAGGATTGAATCAAGGCGCTGACGATTACATAACCAAACCATTCATTGGTGAAGAAGTCATCGCAAGAGTTAACGCAGTATTGCGCCGTGCAGCAAATGTTTTAGAAACGGATAACACCAAACAATATGGAAGCCTTGGCCTTAATTTTGATTCTCATGTTGTCAAAATATATGGTGAACCTGTTGTTCTCACACCGAAAGATCTTTCCCTTCTTTTCTTTTTAGCAGCTAGACCGAATCGGACATTTACGAGAGACAATTTAATTGAACAAGTTTGGGGACTGGATTACGACGGCAGTGAACGAGCAGTGGATTTAGCAATAAAACGAATCAGACAAGCCTTAGTAAATTGGCCTGATTCACAAGGAGAAATTCGTACACTTAGAGGATTGGGGTATCAATTCTGTGTTTATGGCAAATAA
- a CDS encoding STAS domain-containing protein, producing the protein MANLTQDRSIALYEFIIQHSTNLTDSWLASRDVGGHGIYSKRMGAEVEKRLREQNQFFIKMIASIFNEKNELLEDIDAWAKRVAEDRAGSNTPIHETIQQFKRFRNIFWNKIREFIENPLTEVSQTEILTWSSLLHSTFDTVIERFAEEYNFFTSRRIEAQQDMIYQLSSPVIPLSDFVGILPLVGEIDTHRAKWIMESTLQQCTDTNITQLFIDLSGVVMIDTMVANEIFQLVNTLKLIGVQSIISGIRPEVAQTSVQLGIDFSQIPTQSTLKQALKSNRIIIEKISL; encoded by the coding sequence ATGGCTAATTTAACGCAAGATCGAAGCATAGCTCTTTATGAATTTATTATCCAGCATTCTACTAATTTGACAGATTCCTGGCTTGCTTCTAGAGATGTAGGCGGCCATGGAATTTATTCAAAAAGAATGGGTGCTGAGGTTGAAAAAAGACTTCGTGAACAAAACCAGTTCTTTATTAAAATGATTGCATCCATATTTAATGAAAAAAATGAACTTCTAGAAGATATTGATGCATGGGCAAAAAGAGTGGCTGAGGATCGAGCGGGATCAAATACTCCCATTCATGAGACGATACAGCAGTTTAAGAGATTCAGAAACATTTTCTGGAATAAAATTAGAGAATTTATCGAGAATCCCTTAACCGAAGTAAGTCAAACGGAAATTTTAACATGGAGCAGTTTGCTGCATTCCACCTTTGATACCGTTATTGAGAGATTTGCTGAAGAATACAATTTTTTTACTTCAAGGCGTATTGAGGCTCAACAAGATATGATCTATCAGCTGAGTTCACCTGTTATTCCTTTATCTGACTTTGTCGGAATCTTGCCACTCGTTGGAGAAATTGATACACATCGAGCAAAGTGGATTATGGAATCGACGCTTCAGCAATGTACGGACACCAATATAACGCAGCTCTTTATTGATTTATCAGGCGTCGTTATGATTGATACGATGGTCGCTAACGAAATTTTCCAACTGGTAAACACACTGAAGTTAATCGGTGTGCAGTCCATCATCAGCGGGATTCGTCCTGAAGTTGCTCAGACGAGTGTACAGCTAGGGATAGATTTTAGCCAAATTCCAACGCAAAGCACTCTCAAACAAGCGTTGAAAAGCAATAGAATTATTATCGAAAAGATATCATTATAG
- a CDS encoding DUF4395 domain-containing protein codes for MSQNVSSIPRPLVRTNQWFIFLSIAATWISGQAWILLLPLIAGLLGMFFDYNPVMKFAKRFLQKNPSAYIPEDKEQQNFNQLIAITLLALGFVGYTLNWNALALTATIMVATASFVAILGFCVGCFIRFRWQQYRYHKAHNQN; via the coding sequence ATGTCACAAAACGTATCTTCAATTCCTAGACCTTTAGTTCGTACAAATCAATGGTTCATCTTTTTATCAATCGCAGCCACATGGATCTCTGGTCAAGCTTGGATTTTATTACTCCCTCTTATTGCTGGACTTCTGGGTATGTTTTTTGATTACAACCCTGTTATGAAGTTTGCGAAACGATTCTTACAAAAGAATCCTTCAGCTTATATACCTGAAGATAAAGAACAGCAGAACTTTAACCAACTGATAGCTATCACACTGCTTGCTCTCGGGTTTGTTGGGTACACGTTAAATTGGAACGCGCTTGCTTTAACAGCTACAATAATGGTTGCAACTGCTTCTTTCGTCGCCATATTAGGCTTTTGTGTTGGCTGTTTCATCCGCTTCAGATGGCAGCAATACCGTTACCATAAAGCACACAATCAAAATTAA
- a CDS encoding ABC transporter permease, which produces MRIRALVKRIIRQFIRDKRTLAMMFIAPLLILTLVNLVFSNNDYEPKIAVVSDQTMIIKKLETTDKAFTGYNSSKTAIDDLKEEKLDAYIEINSPTTKITLEGSNPTANKASMMTIEKALKALNTHISEQSSIKPKINYLHGSPDMETFDYIGPFLIGFFIFFFVFLIAGVSFLRERTTGTLERLLATPLRRWEMVVGYVLGFGIFTVIQSAIIVAFAIYVLDIMMAGSIWFVILITLMLAVTALSLGTLLSAFAKNELQMIQFIPIVVVPQVFFSGLFNIETMADWLKPLSYIMPLTYGGEAIRDVMIQGGGWGYIYDEVLVLAGFSLLFMTLNVLALKKHRKL; this is translated from the coding sequence ATGAGAATTAGAGCTCTTGTAAAACGAATTATCAGGCAATTCATTCGTGACAAGCGAACACTTGCCATGATGTTTATTGCTCCACTTCTTATTCTTACGCTCGTGAATCTCGTTTTTTCTAACAACGATTATGAACCGAAAATAGCAGTCGTCAGTGATCAGACGATGATTATCAAAAAATTAGAGACGACTGACAAGGCATTCACTGGATACAACAGCAGTAAAACAGCTATTGATGATCTTAAAGAGGAAAAATTAGATGCTTACATTGAAATTAATTCACCAACAACCAAGATCACACTTGAAGGCAGTAACCCAACAGCAAACAAAGCTTCAATGATGACCATTGAAAAAGCATTAAAGGCATTAAATACGCATATTAGCGAACAGTCCTCTATAAAACCAAAAATCAACTATCTGCACGGTTCACCTGACATGGAAACCTTTGATTACATCGGTCCATTTTTAATCGGTTTCTTTATCTTCTTTTTCGTATTCTTAATTGCTGGCGTTTCATTCTTACGAGAACGAACGACTGGAACGCTAGAAAGATTGCTGGCAACCCCTTTGCGCCGATGGGAAATGGTAGTTGGTTATGTACTAGGTTTCGGGATATTTACCGTCATTCAATCAGCGATAATCGTTGCGTTCGCAATATACGTTCTAGACATCATGATGGCTGGCTCCATTTGGTTTGTGATACTCATTACTCTGATGCTTGCAGTTACCGCCCTTTCACTTGGAACATTGCTTTCCGCTTTTGCTAAAAACGAATTGCAGATGATTCAGTTCATTCCAATTGTCGTTGTTCCGCAAGTTTTTTTCTCTGGTCTATTCAACATTGAAACAATGGCTGACTGGCTGAAGCCATTAAGCTATATCATGCCATTGACTTACGGCGGTGAAGCGATTCGCGATGTGATGATACAAGGCGGCGGCTGGGGATACATTTATGATGAAGTCCTAGTTCTGGCAGGTTTCTCACTATTATTTATGACCTTAAATGTGCTTGCTTTAAAAAAGCACCGAAAACTGTAA
- a CDS encoding DoxX family membrane protein, with protein MFVKFLREKKSASIILTIFRLYLGYTWTIAGFEKVTGSFDATGFLHGSVSKATGEHPAVQSWWADFLTHVAIPNADFFNFIVSWGELLVGLALLLGVFTTFSALMGAIMNFAFLFSGTVSTNPQMLLLTIFILVAGRNASRWIGLDRWILPKLFKLNHKSTTNNNEYPFN; from the coding sequence ATGTTTGTTAAATTCCTTAGAGAGAAAAAGTCTGCATCAATTATCCTTACCATTTTCCGTCTATATTTAGGCTATACCTGGACTATTGCAGGCTTTGAAAAAGTAACAGGATCATTTGATGCTACTGGTTTTTTACATGGATCTGTAAGTAAAGCGACGGGTGAACACCCAGCGGTCCAATCATGGTGGGCAGATTTTCTTACACATGTAGCGATACCTAATGCAGACTTCTTCAACTTCATCGTTTCCTGGGGAGAACTTTTAGTAGGTCTTGCCCTTTTATTAGGAGTCTTCACTACCTTTTCTGCTCTGATGGGTGCAATTATGAATTTTGCTTTTCTCTTTTCAGGTACAGTTAGCACTAACCCACAAATGCTTTTACTTACGATCTTCATACTCGTTGCAGGGCGAAACGCATCTCGGTGGATCGGACTTGACCGCTGGATTTTACCTAAATTATTTAAACTCAACCACAAAAGTACGACTAACAATAACGAATACCCCTTCAATTAA
- a CDS encoding class I SAM-dependent methyltransferase codes for MSFKNYGPLCTEVYDLTKKVGQSFGGDIEYYKGRLKENGGRTLEAMVGSGRVIIPLLEAGLDVDGMDYSGEMLASCQERLDEKGLVANLFQSDLQNLDLPQKYKNIIIPGGSFLLIEKREESKQALKQIFNHLEEGGKLILDIFLPTDNFEAGKVLRTLTVNCPDGDIITMEDKLVEVNFLEQYKVSYLKYEKWREGDLIQTELQRFAIRWYGIEELKLIMESVGFKEVTVSADFEFGKKPAHARQSFVFEAKK; via the coding sequence ATGTCTTTTAAAAATTATGGACCACTTTGCACGGAAGTTTATGATCTTACAAAAAAGGTTGGACAGTCATTTGGCGGTGATATCGAATATTACAAAGGCAGGCTGAAGGAGAACGGCGGACGTACTTTGGAAGCTATGGTCGGATCTGGCCGTGTGATTATTCCGCTTTTGGAAGCTGGTTTAGACGTAGATGGGATGGACTATTCAGGTGAGATGCTGGCTTCTTGTCAAGAAAGGCTGGATGAAAAAGGCTTAGTTGCAAATCTTTTTCAAAGTGATCTGCAAAATCTGGACCTGCCACAAAAATATAAAAATATTATCATACCAGGCGGTTCTTTTTTATTGATTGAAAAAAGAGAAGAGTCCAAGCAGGCGCTAAAGCAAATTTTTAACCATTTAGAAGAAGGCGGAAAGCTGATTTTAGATATCTTTTTACCAACAGATAACTTTGAAGCAGGCAAGGTGCTCCGAACGTTAACGGTAAATTGTCCAGATGGAGACATCATCACGATGGAAGATAAGCTAGTAGAGGTGAACTTCTTAGAACAATACAAAGTGTCGTATCTGAAATATGAAAAATGGCGCGAAGGAGATTTGATTCAAACAGAACTTCAACGCTTCGCCATTCGCTGGTATGGCATTGAAGAATTAAAGCTCATTATGGAAAGTGTGGGTTTTAAAGAAGTAACTGTGAGCGCTGACTTTGAATTCGGAAAGAAGCCTGCTCACGCAAGACAAAGCTTTGTGTTTGAAGCTAAAAAGTAG
- a CDS encoding glyoxalase superfamily protein — protein sequence MNQYHVKSTVPILRIFDVEKAKEFYLHFLGFSLDWEHRYEEDYPLYMQVSLGECCLHLSEHHGDSSPGVQLRIHIERIEAYHHFLSEKKYKFARPGLEEAHGFKEVRVGDPFGNRLCFVELIESENLSTN from the coding sequence ATGAATCAATATCATGTCAAAAGCACGGTCCCCATCCTTCGCATATTTGATGTAGAAAAGGCAAAGGAGTTTTATCTTCACTTTTTAGGGTTCTCATTAGATTGGGAGCATCGATATGAAGAGGATTATCCCTTATATATGCAGGTTTCACTCGGTGAATGCTGTTTGCACCTTTCAGAACATCACGGCGATTCGAGTCCTGGCGTACAATTGAGGATACATATAGAAAGAATAGAAGCATACCATCATTTTTTATCAGAAAAAAAGTATAAATTTGCAAGACCTGGACTGGAAGAGGCTCATGGTTTTAAAGAAGTGAGAGTTGGCGATCCATTCGGAAACCGGCTTTGTTTTGTTGAACTGATTGAATCCGAAAATCTGTCGACTAATTGA
- a CDS encoding acyl-CoA dehydrogenase family protein, with translation MSYLYDAYIKNKTQQNWFKNIDALAEKFAERADKHDREGSFPFENVKELKEAGYLSLTIPKEYGGEGLSLYEFVLLQERIAAGDAATALCLGWHIGCFLELAEERTWNEEVFRSFCEKVVGDQALVNRAASEPATGSPTRGGMPQTKAVKQGEHWVINGTKTFTSMAPALDYAIVSAQIGDTGKKGNFLIDMKQDGVSIDETWDTVAMRGTRSDDLVMKDVKVSIEALVEEERGKLDLPKAWLLHIPACYLGVAVAARNEAVNFAKSYKPNSLPGAIAEVPEVQRKIGQMELELFKARELLYTTAAKWVNEPESRIEMGPSLMAVKHVATNSAAKVVDLAMRIVGARSLAMSSPLQRHYRDVRAGLHNPPMDDIVISTLAKRALE, from the coding sequence GTGAGCTATTTATACGATGCATATATCAAAAATAAAACGCAGCAAAATTGGTTTAAGAACATAGATGCTTTGGCGGAAAAGTTTGCAGAGCGAGCTGATAAACATGATCGCGAAGGCAGTTTTCCCTTTGAGAACGTTAAGGAGCTTAAAGAAGCTGGTTATCTTTCGCTGACGATTCCGAAAGAGTATGGCGGAGAAGGGTTGAGTCTGTATGAGTTTGTTCTTCTGCAGGAAAGAATTGCTGCAGGAGATGCAGCAACTGCTTTGTGCCTCGGATGGCATATTGGCTGTTTTCTTGAACTAGCCGAAGAGCGGACGTGGAACGAAGAGGTGTTCCGTTCATTTTGTGAAAAAGTGGTGGGAGATCAAGCTCTTGTGAATCGTGCTGCATCTGAACCTGCAACTGGAAGTCCGACACGAGGGGGGATGCCGCAAACAAAAGCGGTGAAGCAAGGTGAACACTGGGTAATCAATGGCACGAAGACTTTCACATCTATGGCGCCAGCTTTGGATTATGCCATCGTTTCTGCCCAAATCGGGGATACAGGAAAAAAAGGAAACTTCTTAATTGATATGAAGCAAGATGGAGTTTCAATAGATGAGACGTGGGACACAGTCGCCATGAGGGGAACCCGAAGCGATGACCTTGTAATGAAGGATGTAAAAGTAAGCATTGAGGCTCTTGTTGAAGAAGAACGCGGAAAACTGGACCTTCCAAAAGCATGGCTACTTCATATTCCTGCCTGTTATCTTGGGGTAGCAGTGGCGGCGAGGAACGAAGCCGTTAATTTTGCTAAAAGTTATAAGCCGAATAGTTTGCCTGGAGCGATAGCTGAAGTTCCAGAAGTTCAACGCAAGATTGGTCAAATGGAACTGGAATTATTTAAAGCCCGAGAGCTTTTATATACAACCGCTGCAAAATGGGTGAATGAGCCAGAATCCAGAATAGAAATGGGACCTTCACTAATGGCAGTTAAGCATGTAGCAACGAACTCAGCTGCAAAAGTTGTTGATCTCGCAATGCGGATTGTGGGAGCAAGAAGCTTGGCCATGTCGAGTCCGTTGCAGCGTCATTACCGTGATGTCAGAGCAGGGCTTCATAATCCGCCGATGGATGACATCGTCATTAGTACGTTAGCGAAAAGAGCTTTGGAATAG
- a CDS encoding TetR/AcrR family transcriptional regulator, producing MSDSEWITELINDTDHATMSDKQRKILEAAIDTFSEKGYSGSSTSEIAKKAGVAEGTIFRHYKTKKELLLAIVTPTVAKFVAPFFIKTFAKEVFENEYERYEDFLRVVAKNRLEFVRKQFPVLKIFIQEIAFHDELREPFQQLFADHVYEKFKKIIEHFQEKGEIIALPPQTIMRMTASSIIGYILPRFLLFSDMEWDDKKEIDQIVEFVMYGLSGRK from the coding sequence ATGTCTGATTCAGAATGGATTACCGAATTAATAAACGATACAGATCACGCAACCATGAGCGACAAACAGCGTAAAATCCTAGAAGCTGCCATAGATACCTTTTCTGAAAAAGGGTATTCTGGCTCATCTACAAGCGAGATCGCAAAAAAAGCAGGCGTTGCTGAAGGTACGATCTTCCGCCACTATAAAACGAAAAAAGAACTATTGCTCGCCATTGTCACGCCAACGGTGGCAAAGTTTGTAGCTCCCTTCTTTATAAAAACCTTTGCAAAAGAAGTATTTGAAAATGAGTATGAACGATATGAAGATTTTTTAAGAGTGGTCGCAAAAAACCGGCTGGAATTCGTCCGAAAACAATTTCCTGTCTTAAAGATTTTTATTCAGGAGATCGCCTTTCACGATGAGCTACGCGAACCCTTTCAACAGCTTTTTGCCGATCATGTGTATGAGAAGTTCAAAAAAATAATTGAGCATTTTCAAGAAAAAGGGGAAATCATTGCGTTGCCTCCCCAAACCATCATGCGAATGACTGCATCGAGCATCATTGGCTATATCCTTCCTCGCTTCCTTCTTTTTTCGGATATGGAATGGGATGATAAGAAGGAAATCGACCAGATCGTGGAGTTTGTGATGTACGGACTTAGCGGCAGAAAATAA
- a CDS encoding ABC transporter ATP-binding protein codes for MNTVIQVSNVSKNFGSHLVLEDISLQVEKNEIYGLLGPSGTGKTTLIKMIAGIETPTNGTIKVLDTLMPNLHNMTHIGFMAQSDALYGELSGKENLEFFASIYGLKGQKQKERIEHAASLVNLTEYLKKPVHQYSGGMKRRLSLAAAILHEPQILILDEPTVGIDPVLRQSIWSELYKLSENGTTILVTTHVMDEAEKCGQLGMLRDGRLIASGSPRQLKERTSSETIEDAFLYYGGIRHEN; via the coding sequence ATGAATACGGTTATACAGGTTTCAAATGTTTCTAAGAACTTTGGATCTCACCTTGTTTTAGAAGACATTTCATTACAGGTTGAAAAGAATGAGATATATGGATTACTCGGTCCATCGGGTACCGGAAAAACAACTCTCATTAAAATGATTGCGGGAATTGAAACACCTACAAATGGCACCATTAAGGTCCTAGATACTCTCATGCCCAACCTTCATAACATGACTCATATCGGTTTCATGGCTCAATCTGATGCTCTTTATGGAGAATTAAGCGGCAAAGAAAATCTTGAATTCTTTGCTTCGATTTACGGATTAAAAGGACAGAAACAAAAAGAGCGCATCGAGCACGCCGCTTCGCTTGTCAATCTGACTGAATACTTAAAAAAACCCGTTCATCAATACTCTGGTGGTATGAAAAGACGTCTGTCGTTAGCAGCTGCTATTCTGCACGAACCACAAATTCTTATTCTGGATGAACCTACTGTCGGCATCGATCCTGTTCTTCGCCAATCCATCTGGAGTGAGCTTTACAAGTTAAGCGAAAACGGAACAACAATCCTTGTCACCACACACGTTATGGATGAAGCAGAAAAATGCGGCCAGCTCGGGATGCTTCGGGATGGAAGATTAATAGCTTCTGGCTCTCCAAGACAGCTTAAAGAACGCACATCCAGCGAAACGATTGAAGATGCCTTTCTTTATTATGGAGGTATTCGTCATGAGAATTAG
- a CDS encoding peroxiredoxin family protein encodes MLKTGDTAPDFTLKSETGESFSFHNHLDNDDRFHLLVFFRGEWCPVCNDQLKEFEQNIDTFNELNTHILAISTDEEQNLTKMKEKHSLSFPVFSDPERTAGEPYGVQYHNGKLYDDHGEHGEPALFLVDDQKRVVYFDIQTGPFGRPTAEDLRKTIKYIKKTLR; translated from the coding sequence ATGTTAAAAACAGGCGACACAGCACCAGACTTCACACTTAAATCAGAAACTGGCGAGTCTTTCTCTTTCCACAATCACTTAGATAACGATGATCGCTTTCACTTGCTTGTCTTTTTTAGAGGCGAATGGTGTCCTGTCTGTAATGATCAGTTAAAAGAGTTTGAACAAAACATTGACACCTTTAACGAATTAAACACTCATATACTGGCCATCTCTACAGATGAAGAACAAAATCTTACCAAAATGAAGGAGAAACATTCACTTTCATTCCCAGTGTTTAGTGATCCAGAGCGCACAGCTGGGGAACCATATGGTGTTCAATATCACAACGGGAAGCTGTATGATGATCATGGGGAGCACGGTGAACCCGCACTATTTTTAGTGGATGATCAGAAACGAGTGGTCTATTTCGATATTCAAACTGGACCATTTGGCAGACCCACTGCAGAAGATTTAAGAAAAACGATTAAGTACATTAAGAAAACGCTGAGATAA
- a CDS encoding universal stress protein: MNTNIQTILVAYDGSQESQKALDFSVDFANERKDVALHLVTVYQPVYTMAYTYGNYPVEQASYELKEKNEAIIQNVKTEISLKTDHPIVAKAIEGHPGNVLTHYASLNGIDLIVIGSRGLSGVKELFLGSVSHYVVQKAECPVLVIK; encoded by the coding sequence ATGAATACTAACATTCAAACCATCCTTGTTGCTTATGATGGATCACAAGAAAGCCAAAAAGCATTAGATTTTTCAGTGGATTTTGCAAACGAAAGAAAAGACGTTGCACTGCACCTTGTCACTGTTTACCAGCCTGTCTATACGATGGCGTACACGTATGGAAATTATCCCGTTGAACAAGCGTCCTACGAATTAAAAGAAAAAAACGAAGCGATCATTCAAAATGTTAAAACAGAAATCAGTTTAAAAACAGATCATCCGATCGTTGCAAAGGCTATTGAAGGACATCCAGGCAACGTACTTACTCACTATGCATCCTTAAACGGAATCGATTTAATCGTTATCGGCAGCCGTGGATTAAGCGGAGTAAAAGAACTGTTCTTAGGAAGTGTCAGCCATTACGTTGTTCAAAAAGCTGAATGCCCCGTGCTTGTCATTAAGTAA
- a CDS encoding PaaI family thioesterase codes for MKTKREDTDVHFQYAEEIQEKLKSDTFAQWLGIELTEIGPGTAVAEMTITENMLNAHGTAHGAALFAIADFVFAVACNSYGKTSVGLSVNVGYLAACQKGEKITAIASEIKRNHRTSWYEVRVENEKELVAHVSALSYRKNDYFVGGDE; via the coding sequence ATGAAGACAAAACGAGAAGATACAGATGTTCACTTTCAATATGCAGAGGAGATTCAGGAAAAGCTGAAGAGTGACACATTTGCTCAGTGGCTTGGTATTGAATTAACGGAGATTGGACCTGGAACAGCGGTCGCCGAAATGACCATTACGGAGAACATGCTGAATGCACACGGGACAGCACATGGAGCAGCGTTATTCGCTATTGCTGACTTCGTTTTTGCAGTAGCATGCAATTCATATGGAAAAACCTCTGTCGGGCTTTCTGTGAATGTTGGATATTTAGCTGCTTGTCAAAAAGGAGAAAAAATTACGGCGATCGCTTCGGAAATTAAGCGTAACCACCGTACTTCCTGGTATGAGGTGAGAGTGGAGAACGAAAAAGAGTTGGTTGCTCATGTAAGTGCCTTATCGTATCGTAAAAATGACTATTTTGTAGGCGGTGATGAATAG
- a CDS encoding VOC family protein: MNEKLVRVGTTYIPVQHVDASAKWYTEKLGATLNYQDEDKVILNLANQSFFLVRSRESENANFTDYTGKKRFSLTFEVDGLGNLYKLHQEFRELGIQTGDIEDRGHTGENFVFSDPDGNQFDVWSELSPNYKKMMAPVAEVKK, translated from the coding sequence TTGAACGAAAAACTAGTTCGTGTAGGTACAACTTATATACCTGTTCAGCATGTTGATGCCTCTGCCAAGTGGTACACTGAAAAGCTAGGTGCAACCCTTAACTATCAAGATGAGGATAAAGTGATCCTGAATCTTGCCAACCAAAGTTTTTTCCTTGTGAGATCACGAGAAAGTGAGAATGCCAATTTCACGGATTATACAGGAAAAAAACGGTTCTCTTTAACATTTGAAGTGGACGGACTTGGCAATCTTTATAAGCTGCATCAAGAGTTTAGAGAGCTTGGCATTCAGACAGGGGATATCGAAGATCGTGGTCACACAGGTGAGAATTTTGTGTTCTCTGACCCCGATGGTAATCAGTTTGACGTGTGGAGTGAATTAAGTCCCAATTACAAAAAAATGATGGCGCCTGTTGCTGAGGTAAAGAAATGA